From Heliomicrobium modesticaldum Ice1, a single genomic window includes:
- a CDS encoding DUF4330 domain-containing protein, protein MKLVNEKGRLFGLINPLDLLILLAVIALVAGLATKTNTIVQTTETPVQFEVVLKRVLPEVAANLDPKEALVGGGSILDPQDVRVESLQVVPCRQSQPNDQGQLILTDDPYLKDVHLVIRGVSRSATADLRVGNQEIKAGKEYYYKTQKTQLIGTVTKVSVLK, encoded by the coding sequence ATGAAACTGGTCAACGAAAAAGGTCGGCTCTTTGGATTGATCAATCCGCTGGATCTGCTGATCCTGCTGGCCGTCATCGCCCTTGTCGCCGGTCTGGCGACAAAGACCAACACCATCGTCCAGACGACAGAAACACCCGTCCAGTTCGAGGTTGTCCTGAAGCGGGTGCTGCCCGAGGTGGCCGCCAACTTGGACCCGAAAGAAGCGCTCGTAGGCGGCGGGTCGATTCTCGATCCCCAAGATGTACGAGTCGAATCCCTCCAGGTGGTCCCCTGCCGCCAATCACAGCCCAATGACCAGGGGCAACTGATCCTCACCGATGATCCCTATTTAAAAGACGTCCACCTCGTCATCCGCGGCGTCTCCCGCTCGGCCACAGCAGATCTGCGCGTCGGCAATCAAGAGATCAAGGCAGGGAAAGAATACTACTACAAGACCCAGAAGACGCAACTGATCGGCACCGTCACCAAGGTCAGCGTGCTGAAATAA
- a CDS encoding glycosyltransferase: MTVVDIVCIGAAEWRGIWARAQQLMVRLAQRGHRILYVDPPITYLAPLKNRDLLQRRWQSAGRLEEVEPGRIWRLEPPIFLPFHGMRRSLNSMNQRRLGRSLRRRLGQLGWEQPLLWTYLPGSCDLLSAGIDWRYVVYDCVDDHAAFTGLIDPAVMADMESDLARRADAVFASARALQEKMRRFRPDVLLVPNAADVEHFAQAAGTAGDAAGLETTEGRKDSEDIGGVKDLKNGAGDLKNADYHREQKPADLPSGYRHIIGFIGGIGDWIDTALLAAAARAHKDWALALIGPVETDVTALQALPNVFFLGRKPYAVLPDYVRCFDVCLSPFRLNELTMSVNPVKVYEYLAAGKPVISTALPEVLPFSPIVTVCEGAEAFVASIETAFAEDSPEKQAERMALARQHSWDARLTAMLDKIGEGWGCV; encoded by the coding sequence ATGACCGTCGTGGACATTGTCTGTATCGGCGCCGCCGAGTGGCGCGGGATCTGGGCGCGGGCCCAGCAGTTGATGGTCCGCTTGGCCCAACGGGGGCACCGGATCCTCTATGTCGATCCTCCCATCACCTATCTGGCGCCGTTGAAGAATCGGGACTTGTTGCAGAGGCGCTGGCAAAGCGCCGGACGTCTGGAGGAGGTTGAACCGGGCCGGATCTGGCGGTTGGAACCGCCGATTTTTCTGCCCTTTCATGGGATGCGGCGGTCTCTCAACAGCATGAACCAGCGACGGCTCGGCCGATCGCTGCGCCGCCGATTGGGACAGCTCGGCTGGGAACAGCCGCTCTTGTGGACCTATCTCCCCGGTTCCTGCGATCTCTTGTCGGCCGGCATCGATTGGCGCTATGTCGTCTATGATTGTGTCGACGATCATGCCGCCTTCACCGGGCTGATCGATCCGGCGGTCATGGCCGACATGGAGAGCGATCTGGCCCGCCGCGCCGACGCCGTATTTGCCTCGGCGCGGGCTTTACAAGAGAAGATGCGGCGCTTTCGTCCGGATGTGTTGCTGGTGCCCAATGCCGCCGATGTGGAGCACTTCGCTCAGGCAGCCGGGACGGCTGGTGACGCGGCAGGTCTTGAAACTACCGAAGGCCGCAAAGATTCTGAAGATATTGGCGGCGTCAAAGACCTTAAGAATGGCGCCGGAGACCTTAAGAATGCCGATTATCACCGAGAGCAAAAACCAGCCGATCTCCCGTCCGGCTACCGCCATATCATCGGATTCATCGGCGGCATCGGCGACTGGATCGATACGGCGCTGCTCGCTGCGGCGGCACGCGCCCACAAGGACTGGGCGCTGGCGCTCATCGGACCGGTAGAGACGGATGTGACGGCGTTGCAGGCGCTGCCGAACGTCTTTTTCCTGGGACGCAAGCCTTATGCCGTCTTGCCCGATTATGTGCGCTGCTTTGACGTCTGCCTGTCGCCCTTTCGGTTGAATGAATTGACGATGAGCGTCAATCCCGTCAAGGTCTATGAGTATCTGGCCGCCGGGAAGCCGGTCATCTCGACGGCGCTGCCGGAGGTGTTGCCCTTTTCTCCGATCGTCACGGTCTGTGAAGGGGCGGAGGCTTTCGTCGCTTCCATCGAGACCGCCTTCGCAGAAGACAGTCCGGAAAAACAGGCAGAGCGGATGGCCTTGGCCCGGCAGCACTCTTGGGATGCTCGGCTGACGGCTATGCTGGACAAGATCGGGGAAGGATGGGGATGTGTCTGA
- a CDS encoding O-antigen ligase family protein gives MFLFATARKGEAFWQASRFHGLLEGFVDTAAKSLAARFLGGDPTARLASRLASSDIITSLREPGRKIEQSRQALIDGTRAFAEGSIAAAILRHLACPEGWQLAGLSRAGLAFLAGLFLVFASLGALSLKTGLLLTLSIVLLFFLSRSPVTIAEIWADSLPGRLFRSILPEELVPRDDHYPVAPPLKGAGAAAMYLLLFALGAVLALLSIKWQNLLVLALPAVLLAPALLFLRPELGLLGLIGYSVVDWWMRMKPNLLTSVWDDLLLASLAAALIGQWVTKRDFRWRIHPTFFALTAFISLLLFLFLIDSTYPRLSVPLDGLRVIVQHMLWFYIAVQLVKTPRQAALLLILFTLVGTAIAAFGVYQFIVKAPMPENWVDQAELGSITTRAFSIVGSPNILGSLLVLTTPIALGLAYRGKTIQRLFYLACAALMGASMLFSFSRGAWLAIAAAIILFGILQDRRLIALLIIGAILLPIASPAAADRVSYLLSPEYFKKSAQDGRLERWDLALEKVAQRPLTGIGLGRYGGAAAENNKEYLPHRTLYTDNYYMKTAAETGLLGLFAFIALMVSVLRTAFGTAIHSPPPRRALAIGVACGLFGVVLHNAVENVFEVPLMVTSFWLCAALLWELRSNTQALTTKSLDT, from the coding sequence TTGTTTCTGTTCGCAACAGCGCGAAAAGGGGAAGCCTTCTGGCAGGCGAGCCGCTTTCACGGCCTGTTGGAAGGCTTCGTCGACACAGCGGCGAAAAGCCTTGCAGCCCGCTTTTTAGGCGGCGATCCCACGGCACGGCTGGCTTCGCGCCTCGCTTCGTCAGACATCATAACATCGCTCAGAGAGCCCGGCCGAAAAATCGAGCAATCCCGTCAAGCCTTAATCGACGGCACCCGGGCCTTCGCCGAAGGCAGCATCGCCGCCGCTATCCTGCGCCACCTCGCCTGCCCCGAAGGCTGGCAACTGGCAGGACTGAGCCGAGCCGGCCTGGCTTTTTTGGCAGGGCTCTTTCTCGTCTTCGCGTCCCTCGGCGCCCTCTCCCTGAAGACGGGCCTGCTGTTGACCCTGTCGATCGTGCTGCTCTTTTTCCTGTCCCGTTCCCCTGTCACCATCGCCGAGATCTGGGCCGACTCCCTCCCGGGGCGCCTGTTCCGCTCTATTTTGCCGGAAGAACTGGTTCCGAGAGATGACCACTACCCGGTGGCGCCGCCGTTAAAAGGCGCCGGCGCTGCCGCGATGTACCTGTTGCTCTTCGCCCTCGGCGCTGTTCTGGCCCTTCTCTCGATAAAATGGCAAAACCTGCTGGTCCTGGCGCTGCCGGCTGTCCTGCTGGCGCCGGCCTTGCTCTTCCTGCGGCCGGAGTTAGGGCTGTTGGGGCTGATCGGCTATTCGGTCGTCGATTGGTGGATGCGGATGAAGCCGAATTTGCTGACCAGCGTCTGGGATGACCTCCTGCTGGCGTCGCTCGCTGCCGCCCTGATCGGCCAGTGGGTGACGAAACGGGACTTCCGCTGGCGCATCCACCCCACCTTCTTCGCCCTCACCGCTTTCATCTCACTGCTGCTTTTTCTCTTCCTCATCGATTCCACCTACCCGCGGCTCTCGGTGCCCCTCGACGGCCTGCGCGTCATCGTCCAGCACATGCTCTGGTTCTATATAGCCGTCCAACTGGTCAAAACCCCAAGGCAAGCCGCCCTCCTGCTGATCCTGTTTACCTTGGTCGGTACAGCCATTGCCGCCTTCGGCGTCTACCAGTTCATCGTCAAAGCGCCCATGCCGGAGAACTGGGTCGACCAGGCGGAGTTGGGCAGCATCACCACCCGCGCCTTCTCCATCGTCGGCAGTCCCAACATCCTGGGCAGCCTCCTCGTCTTGACGACACCGATCGCGCTCGGTCTGGCCTATCGCGGCAAGACGATTCAGCGCCTCTTCTATCTCGCCTGCGCCGCCTTGATGGGCGCCTCCATGCTCTTTAGCTTCTCCCGCGGCGCCTGGCTGGCCATCGCAGCGGCCATCATCCTCTTCGGCATCTTACAAGACCGCCGGCTGATCGCCCTGCTGATCATCGGCGCCATCCTCCTCCCCATCGCCTCGCCTGCTGCGGCCGACCGCGTCAGTTACCTGCTGAGTCCCGAGTATTTCAAAAAATCCGCCCAAGACGGCCGTCTGGAGCGTTGGGACCTGGCCTTGGAGAAGGTGGCGCAGCGCCCCCTCACCGGCATCGGCCTAGGGCGCTACGGCGGCGCCGCCGCCGAGAACAATAAGGAGTATCTTCCCCACCGGACGCTCTATACAGACAACTACTACATGAAAACGGCCGCCGAGACCGGGCTGCTCGGCCTCTTCGCCTTCATCGCCCTCATGGTCTCCGTCCTGCGCACCGCCTTCGGAACAGCCATCCATTCCCCGCCGCCCCGCCGCGCCCTGGCCATCGGCGTCGCCTGCGGGCTCTTCGGCGTCGTGCTGCACAACGCCGTAGAAAACGTCTTTGAAGTACCGCTGATGGTGACGTCATTTTGGTTGTGCGCCGCCCTGTTGTGGGAGTTGCGCTCCAACACGCAAGCCCTCACGACAAAATCATTGGACACCTAA
- a CDS encoding EamA family transporter: MPKPFLAWDSLLLIAINITLLLAGQTLWKIGLQKIGGFSLAHLPAAAFSPWIVAGLVLYVIATGVWFLILSRIDFSLAYPLQSLAFVFGVFLGWLVFQETIPWTRWVGVAVIIFGVYLVALPVRQ; encoded by the coding sequence GTGCCAAAACCATTCCTCGCCTGGGACTCGCTGCTGCTGATCGCAATCAACATCACCCTGCTCTTAGCCGGTCAGACCTTATGGAAAATCGGGCTGCAAAAGATCGGCGGCTTCAGCCTCGCCCACCTTCCGGCGGCAGCCTTCTCCCCCTGGATCGTGGCCGGGCTTGTCCTGTATGTCATCGCCACCGGCGTCTGGTTTCTCATCCTCTCCCGGATAGACTTCAGCCTGGCCTATCCGCTCCAGAGCCTCGCCTTCGTCTTCGGCGTCTTCCTGGGTTGGCTGGTTTTTCAAGAAACCATCCCCTGGACGCGCTGGGTCGGCGTCGCCGTCATCATCTTCGGCGTCTATCTGGTAGCGCTGCCGGTGAGGCAGTGA
- a CDS encoding glycosyltransferase translates to MSRPIRVLHIIGGGEIGGAEIHILDLARFFSPQEVELHLCCLFPAPLLQRALKQGVQATAVPMRSKADLAGFWKVFRLIRQLQPAIVHTHGVRANLVGRLAAKLAGVRCIVTTVHSVLENDYPDRVARWINYWSEKITAPLTERTIVVADFLKKRLCAQGMAAAKVSVIHNGVDDEKFVNAERNRDVRVEFGIAADAPLIGMVGRFHPVKGHKYLVEAAKEILKINSHIRFLLVGDGFYRNVIETVIREEGLESFFLFTGFREDIADIYRALDVLALPSLSEGLSLTLMEGMLCECPAVVTAVGGNPEIVANEKNGLVIPPGDALALAAALLRLIENREEARRFGEAARKTIEERFTAKRMAEKTQNLYRELVDGPE, encoded by the coding sequence ATGTCCAGGCCAATCCGGGTTTTACACATCATAGGCGGCGGGGAAATCGGCGGCGCCGAGATCCACATCCTGGACTTAGCCAGATTCTTTTCACCGCAAGAAGTAGAGCTGCACCTCTGTTGCCTTTTTCCGGCGCCGCTTTTGCAGCGCGCTTTGAAGCAAGGGGTGCAGGCGACGGCGGTGCCAATGCGAAGCAAGGCCGATCTGGCCGGCTTTTGGAAGGTTTTCCGGCTGATCCGTCAGCTTCAGCCGGCCATCGTTCATACGCATGGCGTACGGGCAAACTTAGTCGGACGATTGGCGGCGAAGCTTGCCGGTGTGCGTTGCATTGTGACGACGGTGCATAGTGTTTTGGAGAATGACTATCCTGACAGGGTGGCCCGCTGGATCAATTATTGGTCTGAGAAGATAACAGCGCCTTTGACGGAAAGAACCATCGTTGTGGCCGATTTTCTGAAGAAGAGGCTTTGTGCGCAAGGGATGGCAGCGGCGAAAGTATCTGTCATCCACAATGGTGTCGATGATGAAAAATTTGTCAATGCAGAAAGGAACAGGGACGTACGGGTCGAGTTCGGGATTGCTGCAGATGCGCCTTTGATCGGGATGGTCGGTCGGTTTCATCCCGTGAAGGGGCACAAGTATCTTGTTGAAGCCGCCAAGGAGATCCTGAAAATCAACAGCCATATCCGGTTCCTGTTGGTAGGGGACGGTTTTTATCGCAACGTGATTGAAACCGTCATCCGGGAAGAGGGACTGGAATCCTTTTTTTTATTCACCGGCTTTCGCGAAGACATTGCCGATATCTATCGCGCCCTTGATGTGTTGGCGCTGCCCTCCCTCTCGGAGGGACTCAGCCTGACTTTGATGGAGGGCATGCTCTGTGAGTGCCCGGCGGTGGTGACGGCTGTCGGAGGCAATCCGGAGATCGTGGCCAACGAAAAAAATGGTCTGGTCATTCCCCCCGGAGATGCCCTCGCGTTGGCCGCCGCCTTGCTCCGGCTGATTGAGAACCGGGAGGAAGCGCGACGGTTTGGCGAAGCGGCCCGCAAGACGATCGAAGAGCGATTTACGGCCAAACGGATGGCCGAGAAGACGCAGAATCTCTATCGGGAATTGGTGGACGGTCCTGAGTAG
- a CDS encoding DUF2304 domain-containing protein, translating to MSWKLIWFVRIVAAAFALYVIHKVKNNRLSEKESMYWLAGTLAILFLAIRPGLVDGMADYLGVAYQPALLFFLGILFILVILYRQASHISQLKESNKELAQVVAILDEEVRRLQGVYKTAAPFCGQAAPLCGEGAPSCGEAAPSCGEAAPLCGEAAPSCGEGAPSCGEGAPSRGGLK from the coding sequence GTGAGCTGGAAGCTGATCTGGTTTGTCCGCATTGTCGCCGCCGCCTTTGCCCTCTATGTGATCCATAAGGTAAAAAACAACCGCCTGAGCGAGAAAGAGTCCATGTACTGGCTGGCAGGAACGCTGGCGATTTTATTTTTAGCAATTCGGCCGGGGCTGGTCGACGGGATGGCAGATTATCTGGGGGTGGCTTATCAGCCGGCGCTGCTCTTTTTTCTGGGTATCCTTTTCATTCTCGTCATCTTGTACCGGCAAGCCAGCCATATCTCGCAATTAAAGGAGTCGAATAAGGAATTGGCCCAGGTGGTGGCGATCCTTGACGAAGAGGTGCGCCGGCTACAAGGCGTCTACAAGACGGCGGCGCCTTTCTGCGGGCAAGCGGCGCCTCTTTGCGGGGAAGGGGCGCCTTCGTGCGGAGAAGCGGCGCCTTCGTGCGGGGAAGCGGCGCCCTTATGCGGAGAAGCAGCGCCTTCGTGCGGGGAAGGGGCGCCTTCGTGCGGGGAAGGGGCGCCTTCGCGCGGCGGGCTGAAGTGA
- a CDS encoding glycosyltransferase family 2 protein, with protein sequence MKDALPGKYLVIIPAYNEAENIGGVLDELNRVLPQVDVVVIDDGSRDRTAEIAMERGATVLRHPFNLRYGAALQTGFKYAVRYGYDYVIQFDGDGQHDPANIIDMARAMKETGADIVIGSRFVDKKKHTNWMRGLGIAGFSFLIKLLTGQNVADPTSGLQLLNRRVFYFYSRPNQFPVDFPDANVLVLMILAGFRVTERPASIRERLHGESMHRGFKVVKYLATMIYSIFIAIMKGRAYRKVLALAPEGSRSR encoded by the coding sequence TTGAAAGACGCTTTGCCTGGTAAGTATCTGGTGATCATCCCGGCCTACAACGAGGCGGAAAATATTGGCGGTGTCCTTGATGAGTTGAACAGGGTACTTCCTCAGGTGGATGTGGTGGTGATCGATGACGGTTCCCGCGATCGGACAGCAGAGATTGCCATGGAACGGGGGGCGACGGTGCTCCGTCACCCCTTCAACCTGCGCTATGGGGCGGCGTTGCAAACAGGTTTTAAGTATGCCGTGCGATATGGCTATGACTATGTGATTCAGTTCGATGGCGACGGTCAGCACGATCCGGCCAACATCATAGATATGGCGCGGGCCATGAAGGAGACCGGCGCCGATATTGTCATCGGTTCCCGCTTTGTCGATAAGAAGAAGCACACCAACTGGATGCGCGGCTTGGGTATCGCTGGGTTTTCCTTCTTGATCAAGCTGCTGACGGGCCAGAATGTGGCCGATCCCACGTCGGGGTTGCAACTGTTGAACCGGCGTGTCTTCTATTTTTATTCGCGTCCCAATCAGTTCCCTGTCGATTTTCCCGATGCTAATGTGCTGGTGCTGATGATCTTGGCCGGTTTTCGGGTGACCGAGCGGCCTGCTTCGATTCGGGAACGTCTTCACGGCGAGAGCATGCACAGGGGCTTTAAGGTGGTCAAGTATTTGGCGACGATGATCTACAGCATCTTTATCGCCATCATGAAAGGGCGGGCCTATCGGAAGGTCTTGGCTCTCGCGCCGGAAGGGAGTCGTTCTCGGTGA
- a CDS encoding ATP-binding protein, whose amino-acid sequence MLGQAQLIEAIVIAASEGHNMLTISAPGCGKSMIAKRIPTILPLLSAICFHGSTLLPVSC is encoded by the coding sequence ATTCTCGGCCAAGCGCAGCTGATTGAAGCCATTGTCATCGCCGCCTCAGAGGGCCACAACATGCTGACGATCAGCGCACCTGGTTGCGGCAAATCGATGATCGCCAAGCGGATCCCGACGATCCTGCCTCTGCTATCTGCTATCTGCTTCCATGGGTCGACACTGCTACCCGTTAGCTGCTGA
- the rfbD gene encoding dTDP-4-dehydrorhamnose reductase, protein MLNQTVEKKLTLLITGANGQVAYDLLRRLPSHYHWVALGSNELDIRDSQQVHQRIRQIWPDWVVNLAAYTKVDLAEKEAETAYAVNMRGVEHLARALAAQRAATGKGWLLHVSTDFVFDGCHSSPYHPEHPISPKSVYGDSKAKGEALVREWLPEAHIILRTAWVYGVHGHNFVKTILRLMSEREEVRVVADQVGTPTWSGALADVILSIIRQVVDRQKCQSLAGTYHFTDAGAVSWYDFAVAIAEEAAAMGYPVRAKVLPIRTVDYPTPAQRPAYSVLDKTDTWRIFSIQPVHWREHLRKMLGEFCKRYA, encoded by the coding sequence ATGCTGAATCAAACTGTTGAAAAGAAATTGACTCTCCTGATCACCGGCGCCAACGGTCAAGTCGCCTATGACCTGTTGCGCCGTTTGCCGTCTCATTATCACTGGGTTGCCCTCGGAAGCAATGAATTGGACATTCGCGACAGCCAGCAGGTCCATCAGCGTATACGTCAGATCTGGCCGGACTGGGTTGTGAATCTGGCTGCCTATACAAAAGTCGACTTGGCAGAGAAGGAAGCAGAAACAGCCTATGCTGTCAATATGCGTGGAGTGGAACATCTAGCCCGCGCATTGGCGGCACAGAGAGCTGCGACCGGGAAGGGGTGGTTGCTGCATGTGTCGACAGACTTCGTCTTCGACGGATGCCACAGTTCGCCGTATCATCCGGAACATCCCATTTCTCCAAAGAGCGTCTACGGAGATTCAAAAGCCAAAGGAGAAGCATTGGTAAGAGAATGGCTTCCGGAAGCCCATATCATCCTTCGGACCGCCTGGGTCTATGGCGTGCATGGGCATAACTTTGTGAAGACCATTTTGCGTCTGATGTCTGAGCGGGAAGAGGTAAGGGTCGTGGCAGACCAGGTGGGGACACCGACATGGTCAGGAGCCTTGGCTGATGTGATTTTGTCGATCATCCGGCAGGTTGTCGATCGGCAGAAATGCCAGTCCCTAGCCGGAACCTATCATTTTACCGATGCCGGCGCTGTTTCCTGGTATGACTTTGCAGTTGCCATCGCGGAAGAAGCGGCTGCGATGGGTTATCCGGTTCGGGCCAAGGTATTGCCGATCCGGACAGTCGATTATCCTACGCCGGCTCAGCGCCCCGCTTATTCGGTGTTGGACAAGACGGACACCTGGAGGATTTTTTCGATTCAGCCCGTGCACTGGCGGGAGCATCTGCGAAAGATGTTGGGAGAGTTCTGCAAAAGGTATGCATAG
- a CDS encoding ABC transporter ATP-binding protein — MAVAVEVRRLRKCFGSGQAPVVDDISFQLPAGGVTALLGPSGGGKTTLLRMIAGLEAPTSGEVIIDERPVNHLPPQQREIGFVFQSYALFQHMNVFENIAFGLKMKGWTKRAIEERVHELVAVTGITGLERRYPSQLSGGQQQRVAFARALAPKPRLLLLDEPFAAVDAQIRKELRLWLRQLHDEIPVTSIFVTHDQQEALELADRVAVIQRGKLEQLGTPQEIYEHPATPFVGCFIGDGNWFRLVVRDDFASVGRWRFSVPSFADGEQVDMLIRPEDVLVHPETDVRERGAFNRGRVVSSVFLGQDMRLDLLLDEGLRVTALLPKESGQSLCTGERVIVGVKGGKWFPVIE; from the coding sequence GTGGCGGTAGCGGTAGAAGTGCGTCGGTTGCGAAAGTGCTTTGGATCAGGGCAAGCGCCGGTTGTGGATGATATCAGTTTCCAATTGCCTGCTGGCGGGGTGACGGCGTTGCTCGGACCGAGCGGCGGCGGGAAGACCACCCTGCTTCGAATGATCGCCGGACTGGAGGCGCCCACGTCAGGCGAGGTTATTATCGATGAGCGACCGGTCAATCACTTGCCGCCGCAGCAGCGGGAAATCGGTTTTGTCTTTCAGAGCTACGCCCTGTTTCAACACATGAATGTCTTTGAGAATATCGCGTTTGGTCTCAAGATGAAAGGATGGACAAAAAGAGCCATCGAAGAGCGTGTACACGAACTGGTTGCTGTAACAGGTATCACCGGATTGGAACGCCGCTATCCATCCCAGTTGTCTGGTGGCCAGCAGCAGCGTGTGGCCTTTGCGCGCGCTTTGGCGCCGAAGCCGCGCTTATTGCTTTTGGATGAGCCTTTTGCTGCCGTCGATGCGCAGATCCGCAAGGAACTGCGTCTATGGTTGCGGCAATTGCATGATGAAATCCCTGTGACCAGCATCTTTGTCACCCATGATCAGCAAGAAGCGCTCGAATTGGCGGACCGTGTGGCCGTGATACAGCGAGGAAAGCTGGAACAACTGGGAACGCCCCAAGAGATTTATGAGCATCCGGCCACGCCTTTTGTCGGCTGCTTTATCGGCGATGGCAACTGGTTTCGTCTGGTGGTGCGAGACGATTTTGCATCCGTTGGGAGATGGCGCTTTTCCGTTCCTTCATTCGCTGATGGTGAGCAGGTGGACATGCTGATCCGGCCGGAAGACGTGCTTGTTCACCCAGAGACGGATGTCCGTGAGCGGGGCGCTTTCAACCGGGGGCGGGTGGTTTCAAGTGTTTTCCTGGGACAAGACATGCGCCTGGATTTGTTGCTCGACGAGGGGCTGCGCGTTACGGCGCTGCTTCCGAAGGAGAGTGGACAGAGCTTATGCACAGGCGAGAGGGTTATTGTAGGGGTAAAGGGTGGCAAGTGGTTTCCTGTTATTGAGTGA
- a CDS encoding RrF2 family transcriptional regulator translates to MKISKKTDYALRALCDLAECYGKDPIPLRELAEKRGIPKRFLEHIMLYMKEKKWVASVPGKYGGYVLACPPEEITLGEVVRHFDGILAPIGCVSVTQYQCCAEEKSCKFRPLMADIRDFVAKQMDSTTLRSIIEGAPMLPGPPESYQNERKQRKPSERMGL, encoded by the coding sequence ATGAAAATATCCAAAAAAACGGATTATGCCTTGCGGGCGTTATGCGACTTGGCTGAATGCTACGGCAAGGATCCGATTCCATTACGGGAATTGGCCGAGAAAAGGGGCATCCCTAAGCGTTTTCTGGAACACATTATGCTTTACATGAAGGAGAAAAAGTGGGTGGCCAGTGTGCCCGGTAAATATGGCGGTTATGTGCTGGCCTGCCCTCCGGAAGAGATCACCTTAGGGGAAGTTGTCCGGCACTTTGACGGCATCCTGGCACCCATCGGTTGCGTCTCTGTGACTCAGTATCAATGCTGTGCAGAAGAGAAGAGCTGTAAGTTTCGCCCTTTGATGGCGGATATTCGGGATTTCGTGGCCAAGCAGATGGACTCCACAACGCTCCGATCGATCATTGAGGGCGCGCCCATGTTGCCGGGGCCGCCGGAAAGTTATCAAAATGAGCGCAAGCAAAGGAAACCGTCGGAGAGAATGGGTCTTTAG
- a CDS encoding sulfate ABC transporter permease: protein MSRWIIVAFIYGWIGILLIAPVGALLSEAFAGGAAPFLREILRPEAFHALQVSAGITMAVVLINGIFGVMLAFVLTRHHFPGRKLINNMVDLPFAVSPVIAGLMLVLVYGPNQLLGTFFGLWGVKVIFAIPGMIAATLFVTLPLMTRQLAPLLETLGTQQEEAAYTLGANRWQTFWRITLPSIRWGLFYGAVMTAARALGEFGAVLVVSGNLIHETQSATLYIYQAAADFNLQGAYAVAVVLAAMAIALLVVMEWLKGRIGLTIR, encoded by the coding sequence TTGAGCCGATGGATAATCGTGGCTTTTATCTACGGATGGATCGGTATTTTGCTGATTGCGCCGGTAGGCGCCTTGTTGTCCGAAGCCTTTGCCGGAGGCGCTGCGCCATTTTTACGCGAGATTCTTCGACCAGAAGCGTTTCATGCCCTGCAGGTCAGTGCAGGGATAACCATGGCTGTGGTGCTGATCAATGGCATCTTCGGTGTCATGCTTGCCTTTGTGCTGACACGCCACCATTTTCCGGGGAGGAAACTGATCAACAACATGGTGGATCTGCCTTTTGCCGTTTCACCTGTTATCGCCGGGTTGATGCTCGTTTTGGTCTATGGCCCGAATCAGTTGCTGGGCACTTTTTTTGGCTTGTGGGGGGTAAAAGTGATCTTTGCCATCCCCGGCATGATCGCCGCCACCCTTTTTGTCACGTTGCCGTTAATGACGCGACAACTGGCGCCTTTGTTGGAGACGCTGGGAACCCAACAAGAAGAGGCTGCCTATACATTAGGGGCTAACCGGTGGCAAACGTTTTGGCGGATCACCCTTCCTTCCATTCGCTGGGGTTTGTTCTATGGGGCTGTCATGACGGCGGCGCGGGCCTTGGGCGAGTTTGGCGCGGTCCTTGTCGTTTCCGGCAATCTGATCCATGAAACCCAATCCGCTACGCTGTACATCTACCAAGCGGCGGCTGATTTCAATTTGCAAGGCGCTTATGCGGTGGCGGTCGTGCTTGCTGCGATGGCTATTGCTCTGTTGGTTGTGATGGAATGGCTGAAAGGGCGGATCGGGCTGACGATTAGATAG